A window of Variovorax paradoxus EPS genomic DNA:
CCTGGGGCTACGTGGCCGCGTTCGCCGAGGCCGCGATGGTCGGCGCAATTGCCGACTGGTTCGCCGTGGTGGCGTTGTTCCGCCATCCGCTGGGCCTGCCGATCCCGCACACCGCGATCATCCCGAGCAACAAGGACCGCATCGGCGCCAAGCTCGCGGGCTTCATCTGCAACAACTTCCTGAGCACCGCGCAGGTGCTCGCCAAGCTGCGCGAGTTCGACACCGCCGGCCGCATCGCCGATTGGCTCGCGCGGCCCGCAAGCGGCGAGAAGCTGGGCGAATGGGGCGTGGCCGCCACGCGCTACGGGCTCACGGCGTTCGACGACGACCGGGTGCGCGATTTCATGGGCCGCGCTGCCGCGGCGGGCCTGGAAAAGATCGACCTCTCGCGCCTCACCGGCCAGGCGCTCGATGCGCTCACCGCGGGCGGCCGTCACCAGGCGCTGCTCGACGACGTGCTGCAGCAGGTGGCGGGGCTGCTCGAAGGCGAGGAGGTGCAGGCGCACATCACCGAAGCCATCGCGCGCGAGATCAAGACGCTGCGCTACGTCGGCCTCGACCAGGTCGCGGCCAAGCTCGCCACGCGCAAGATCGTGGCCGCCGTCGCGCACACCATCGGCGAACTGGCTGCCGAGCCCGACCACCCGATGCGCAAGCGTTTCGATCATTTCGTCGACGACTTCGTGGTGCGCCTGAAGCTCGACCCCGAGTTCCAGCAGCGCGGCGAGCAGATACGCGCCGAGCTGATGGCGCACCCTGCGCTCGGCGACTACCTGCACGGGCTTTGGGGCGAGCTGCTCGCGTGGCTGGACCGCGACCTGCGCCGCGGCGACTCGACGATCCGCCAGCGCATCGCGTCGATGGCCGGCGCGCTGGGCACGCGGCTGCAGGCCGACGAGGCCATCCGCCACTGGATCAACGAGCAGATCGAGGCCGCCGCGCCGCTGGCCATCGAGCGCTATCGGGAGGACATCCGCCGCTACATCGAGGAGCGGGTCGGCGAGTGGAACGCCGAGGAGATGACGGTGGAGCTCGAGCGCCACATCGGGCGCGACCTGCAGTTCATCCGCATCAACGGCACGCTGGTGGGCGGGCTCGTGGGCCTTGCGATCCACACCGCCACGCAGTTGCTGCGCGGCTGAGTGGCCCTTGATCCGCGGGTAATCCGCAGCGGACGAAAGTCCGCATGTCGCGGAAGAGATCGCGCCACGGCCCTGGACTCCTTCTAGACTGCGCGCGCATTCACAAGAAGGAGAAGACATGCCTCGTGGCTCGTTCCGCAGCGCTGCTGCGCTGGTCGCCGTGCTCGCCCTGCTGGGCGCCTGCAGCACCGTTGCACCGCTTTTGCCCTCGCCCACGCCTGCGGTTCCGGCATCGACGCCGCCCTCGCCGTCGCCCACGGCGGCCGGCCGGCCCGCTTCATGGGCCGCGCCCGAGGCGCTGGTGCCGCCGTCGTCGTTCTCGGGCGTGCACGGCCTGGCCATCGATGCCAAGGGCCGGCTGCTCGCGGGCTCGGTGCTCGGCAACACGCTGTGGGAAGTCGACCGCACCACCGGCGCGGCCAAGGTGCTGATCGACGCGCCCGAAGGCCAGGCCGACGACATCGCGGTCGGCCCGCAGGGCGAGCTGGCGTGGACCAACTACCTCATGGGCATGCTGCGCTACCGCGAGAGCGACGCCGCGCCGATGCGCGTGCTCGCCAAGGACCTGCCCGGCCTCAACTCGCTCGACTTCGACCGCAAGAACGGCAAGCTCTACGCCTCGCAGGTGTTCCTGGGCGATGCGCTCTGGGAAATCGACCGCGCCGGCCAGAAGCCGCCGCGGCTCATCAAGAAGGACATGGGCGGCTTCAACGGCTTCGAGGTCGGGCCCGACGGCCTGCTCTACGGGCCGCTGTGGTTCAAGGGCCAGGTCGTGAAGATCGATCCGGCGAACGGCAACATGACCGTGATTGCCGATGGCTTCAAGATCCCGGCCGCGGCCAACCTCGACGGCAAGGGCAACCTGTGGCTGGTCGATGCGCGCAGCGGCGAGCTGGTGCGGGTCGAGCTCGCCACCGGCAACAAGACCGTCGCCAAGCAGCTTCGGCCCTCGCTCGACAACCTCGTCATCGCGCCGGACGGCACGATCTACGTGTCGAACATGGCCAACAACGAGGTGCAGGCCTTCAATCCCGCCACGGGCGAGCTGCGCACCCTCACCAGCGGCAAGGTGGCGGTGCCCGCGGGGCTGAAGATCGACGGCAACGACCTCTGGGTGGCCGACGTCTTCGGCTTCCGTCAGGTGGACGTGCGCACCGGCGAAGTGCGCGACGTGTTCCGCATGCAGCGCGAGCCGGAGCTCGACTATCCCTTCGCGGTCGGCCTCTCGCCCACGCGCTTCGCGCTGACCTCGTGGTTCACCGGCACGGTCCAGCTGGTCGACCGCCAGACGCTCAAGACCGTCGCAACCATCCATGGCCTGAAGGCGCCGTTCGATGCGATCCCCATGCCCGACGGCAGCGTGATCTACGCCGAAATCGCGACCGGCAGCATCACGCGGGCCAGCGGGCCGAAGTTTGCAGACAAGTCAGTGCTTGCTAGCGGCTTGAATGGCCCGGTGCAGATGGTCCTGGGCCAGGACGGCGCGCTCTACGTCACCGAGGCCGCCGGCAAGCTGCTGCGCATTCCGCTGGATGCCAGCGCGCCGCTGCGCACCATCGTCGACGGGCTCGCGCTGCCCGAGGGCGTGGCAGAGACGCCGTGGGGCACCTTCATCGTGGCCGAGAGCGCGGCGGGGCGGCTGGTGGAAATCGACCCGGCCAACGGCACCCGCCGGACCATCGCCGAGAACCTGCCGATCGGCCTCGCTCCCGGGCCCGCCCTCCCGCCGCCCTATGTGGTCACCGGCGTTGCGGTCGGTGCCGACGGCACCGTTTACGTGAGCGCTGATCGCAACAATGCGATATATCGAATCCGCGCCGTAAGGTAGGGTAACGATAAGTACATTTTTCGATTTACTTTTAAAAACAAATATTACAAACTGGCCGGGACGCCGCTCTGGTGCCCCGGTCACCTCCGTTTTTCCGGGGTTTTGCAGGCGTTTGGCTCTGAAAGGAAAAACGCATGACTCCCCTCGTCGTAGGCCAGTTGCTGTCGCCCGAGTACTCATTGGGGCTGGTGGCGCTTTCATTCCTCATCTCGTTCGCGGGATCGCTGGTGGCGCTGATCTGCGCGGGCCGCATGGTCAACGCGGACGGCAAACCCAACTTGGCCCTCGTGGCCTGCGCCGCAGTGGCGCTCGGGGGCATCGGCATCTGGTCGATGCACTTCATCGGCATGCTGGCCTACCGGTTGCCGGTGGCCATTTCGTACAACATGCCGCTGACGATCGTGTCGCTCGTGGCGGCCATCCTGATCTCCGGCATCGCCCTCTACCTGGCCGGTGGCCGGCGCAAGTTCAGCAAACCCGGCTGGGCAGCCGGCAGCCTGCTGGCAGGCGTCGGCGTCTGCGTGATGCATTACATGGGCATGTTCGCGATGAACATGCGCGCCACGATGGAGCTCGACATGGGCACCGTCGCGCTATCTGTGGTGATCGCCATCACCGCCGCCGCGGCCGCCTTGTGGCTGGCCTTCAACCTGCGCAAGTTGAGCCACCAGATCGGCGCCGCTGCGGTGATGGGCGTGGCGGTCTGCACGATGCACTACGTGGGCATGACCGCCGCCAGCATGATCTGCACGGCCGCGGCGCCGACCGATGCGCTCGCCATCGGCGGCAGCTACATGGGCCTGTCGGTGTTCGGCACGGCCGGTGCGGTGCTGATCTTCATCTACTGGGTGGCCACCGGCAACAGCCTCGACGCCCCGACGCCGCAGCGCGCCCGCCCCCGCACCAGCTAGTTGGCGCAAGCGGGCGGAAGGCCCGGTCCCTACAGTCTGTGCAGAGCGAAAACCAGCGACCTGCACAGACCCCCATGCCCGTCATCGAATCCCGGCTGTCATCGGCCAGCGACACCTTCCAGGCCAACCGCACCGGCATGCTCGCGCTGCTGGACCAGGTGCGTGCGCACGAGGCCCGCGCCGCGTCTGCCTCGGGCGCCTCGGCCGAGCGCTTTGCCAAGCGCGGCCAGCTCTTGCCGCGCGAACGCATCGCGCTGCTGCTGGACACCGGCGCGCCCTTTCTTCCGCTGGCTTCTCTCGCAGGCCTTGGTCATGACAACCCCGATCTTTCGAAGAGCGTGCCCGGCGGCGGGTTGATCTCCGGCATCGGCCAGGTCGCGGGCGTGCGCTGCATGGTGAGCGCCTCCGATTCGGGCATCGACGCCGGCGCGCTGCAACCGATGGGCCTGGACAAGCAGCTGCGCGTGCAAGAGATCGCGCTCGAGAACAAGCTCCCCTACGTGCAGCTGGTCGAAAGCGCCGGCGCCAATCTCATGCAGTACCGCGTCCAGGACTTCGTGCGCGGCGGCAGCATCTTTCGCAACCTCGCGCGGCTCTCGGCGGCGGGGCTGCCCGTGGTGACGGTGACGCATGGCTCCTCGACCGCGGGCGGCGCCTACCAGACGGGTTTGTCGGACTACATCGTGATGGTGCGCGATCGCACCCGGGCCTTCCTCGCCGGACCGCCGCTGCTGAAAGCCGCCACCGGCGAAATCGCCACCGAAGAAGAACTCGGCGGTGCCGTGATGCACACCCACATTTCGGGCCTGGGCGACTACCTCGCCGAAGACGACCGCGACGCCATCCGCATCGCACGCTCGATCCTCGGCGGCATCGACTGGACCCGCGACGAAGCACCGCGCGCCTTCACGCCGCCGCGCTACGACGCCGAAGACCTGCTGGGCATCATGCCGAGCGACGGACGCCGGCCGGTGGACATGCGCGAGGTCATCGCGCGCATCGCCGACGGCTCCGAGTTCCTCGAATTCAGCGAGCACTACGGCAGCGCCACCGTCTGCGCCCACATCCGGCTCGAAGGCCATGCGGTGGGCATCGTCACCAACAACGGCCCGATCGATTCCGACGGCGCGACCAAGGCCACGCACTTCATCCAGGCCTGCTGCCAGTCGCGCACGCCCATCGTCTACCTGCAGAACATCACCGGCTACATGGTGGGCCGCGCGCACGAGGAGGCCGGCATCATCAAGCACGGCGCCAAGATGATCCAGGCCGTGACCAACGCCACGGTGCCGCAGATCACGCTGTACTGCGGCGCCTCGTACGGCGCGGGCAACTACGGCATGTGCGGCCGAGGCTTCGCTCCGCGCTTCTGCTTCTCGTGGCCGAACGCGCGCACCGCCGTGATGGGCGGCGAGCAGGCCGCCAAGACCATGGCCATCGTCATGGAGGCCGGCATGGCGCGCAAGGGCGCGGTCGACACCGCGAAGATCGATGCGATGCAGCAGCAGATCGTCGAGCGCTTCGACCGGCAGATGAGCGTGTTCACCACCAGCGCGATGCTGCTGGACGATGGCGTGATCGATCCGCGCGACACGCGCGCGGTGCTGGCCGAGGTGCTGTCGGTGTGCCGCGATGCCGATGCGCGCGTGCCGCAGGCGATGCAGTTCTCGGTGGCGCGGCCATGAAGGGGTTCAACAAGATCCTCATCGCCAACCGCGGCGAAATCGCGGTGCGTGTGATGCGCACCGCACGCACCATGGGCTATCGCACCGTCGCCGTGTATTCGAGCGCCGACGCCGATGCGGAACATGTGCGGCAAGCCGACCAGGCCGTGTGGATCGGTGAGTCGCTGCCCGCGCAGAGCTACCTCAACATCGCCGCGATCATCGAAGCCGCGCGTGCGAGCGGTGCACAAGCTGTGCATCCCGGCTACGGCTTCCTTGCGGAGAACGCCGGGTTCGCAGAGGCCTGCCGCAACGCTGGCCTCGTCTTCATCGGCCCCTCGCCCGAAGCCATTCGCGCGATGGGCGACAAGGCGGGCGCCAAGCGGCTGATGCGGGCGGCCGGCGTGCCGTGCATTCCCGGCTACCAGGGCGAAGACCAGAGCCAATCCACGCTCGCAGCCGAAGCTGCCCGCATCGGCTGGCCCGTGATGATCAAAGCAACCGCCGGCGGCGGCGGGCGCGGCATGCGGCTGGTGCCATCGGCCGCGGCCTTTGCCGATCTGCTGCAGAGCGCGCAGTCCGAAGCACTCAACGCCTTCGGCAATGCGACCGTGATCCTGGAGCGCGCCGTCGTCGCGCCGCGCCACATCGAAATCCAGGTGTTCGCCGACCGCCACGGCAATGGCATCCACCTCGGCGAGCGCGACTGCTCGGTGCAGCGTAGGCATCAGAAGGTGATCGAGGAATCGCCGTCGCCGGCGGTGTCCGCCGAGTTGCGCGAACGCATGGGCGCGACCGCCGTTGCCGCGGCAAAAGCCATCGCGTACGAAGGCGCTGGCACGCTCGAGTTTTTGCTCGACGCCGACGGCCAATACTGGTTCATGGAGATGAACACGCGGCTGCAGGTGGAGCATCCCGTGACCGAGGCGGTGACGGGGCTCGACCTCGTCGAACTGCAACTGCGCGTCGCCGCCGGAGAGCCATTGCCGCTCACTCAGCAGGACGTGCAGATGAACGGCCACGCGATCGAAGTGCGCCTGTGCGCCGAGGACCCGCAGCAGGGCTTCATGCCGCAGAGCGGCACGCTCGCTGCATGGCGGCCGTCGCCGGCTCTTCGTATCGAACATGCGTTGCGCGATGGCGCCGAAGTGCCGGCGTTCTACGACTCGATGATCGCCAAGCTGGTGTCGCACGGACGGACCCGCGACGAAGCGAGGCAGCGTCTCATCGCAGGCCTGCAGGACACTGTGGCGCTCGGCATCGCGACCAACCAAGAGTTTCTGCGGCGCGCGCTGTCGCACCCCGTGTTTGCCGAGGGTGCGGCGACGACGGCGTTCATCGCCGAGCATGCCGAGGCGCTGCTCGCGCCTGACGCCGCAATGGAAGGCCGCGCCGCGTTGCTCGCCGCACTACTGCTTCAACTCGGCGAACGTGGCTGGCCTTCACCGCTTGCGCACACGCTGCCTAACGCACTGCGCTTCTCGCTCAACGGCGAGGTGCATGCAGCGCGTGTGACGCCGCAGGGCGCAGGTCGTTTCGATGTCGCAGTCGATGCAACCGGGCCTGAGCGCATCGAACTGCTTGCGCTGCCCGGTGACGGCGTCGTGCGCTTCTCATGCGGCGGTGTTTCCGAGCAGGCCATGTCGGTGCGCAAGTCCGCCACGCACCTGTGGATTCATTTCAGCGGCCAGGCCTTCGAACTCGAGAATCTCACGCATGTGGCGGTGCCTCGCGCCGGTGCTGCTGGCGGCGACGGCCTGCTGCGCGCCTCGATGAACGGCCGCGTCATCGCCCTGCTCGCCGCCGAGGGGGACACGGTCGCTGCCGGCCAGCCCCTCGTCACGCTCGAAGCGATGAAGATGGAACACGTGCATTGCGCACCGCGCGCCGGCCGCGTCGCCGCGCTGCATGTCGCGGTGGGCGCGCAGGTGGCCGCGCGCCATGTGGTGGCGGAGATTGCCGACGCATGACGCGGCGCACCGTCTTCCCGATTTCCTGAAAGCCATTCGAATGAACGCCTCTTCCCGCTACCGCTCCGTGTTCTCGCCCGGCCTGTTCGATGGACAGGTGATCGTCGTTACCGGTGGCGGCTCGGGCATCGGCCGCTGCACGGCGCACGAGCTCGCATCGCTCGGCGCGCAGGTCGTGCTTGTCGGCCGCAATGCCGAGAAGCTGCAGCAGGTACAGAAAGAAATCGCCACCGCCGGCGGCAAAGCCAGCACCCAGGCCTTCGACATCCGGCAAGAAGAAGCCGTGCGTACGGCGATTGCCGAGGTGGTCGCAGCACACGGCCGCATCGACGGCCTCATCAACAACGCCGGCGGTCAGTACATCACGCCGCTCGCCGCCATCTCGGCCAAGGGCTGGGAAGCGGTGATCCACACCAACCTCACCGGCGGCTTCCTCGTCGCGCGCGAATGCTTCGTGCAGAGCATGCAGGCGAACGGCGGCGCCATCGTCAACATCGTGGCCGACATGTGGGGCTCGATGCCCAACATGGGCCACAGCGGTGCCGCGCGCGCGGGCATGGTGAGCTTCACCGAAACGGCCGCGCTCGAATGGGCCGCGAACGGCGTGCGCGTGAACGCGGTGGCGCCGGGCTACATCGCATCGAGCGGCATGGACCACTACCCGCCCGAGGCCGGCGACATGCTGCGCGCGATGCGCAAGACCGTGCCTGCCGGCCGCTTCGGCAACGAAGCCGAGACCTCCGCGGCCATCGCCTTCCTGCTGAGCCCCGCGGCGAGCTTCATCAGCGGCAGCGTGCTGCGCGTGGACGGCGCGCGGCCGCAGGTGCGCATGGGCTGGCCGATGGCGCTGCCGGATGCAGCGGCGCAGCAGCGCCCGGCAGTGCGGGCGTTCGACGGCTTCCATCTGGCGCAGACGCCCCGCGTGTTCCAGGACAAAGAAACGAACGACTGATTGATTGATTGACTGATCGGAGACAAGCGACATGCAGTACACCCACGAACACCTCGAGATTCAGAAGACGCTGCGCCGCTTCATCGATGACGAGATCAACCCGCACGTCGACGAATGGGAAGCGGCCGAGATCTTCCCCGCGCACGAGGTCTTCAAGAAGCTCGGCAACCTGGGCATGCTGGGCCTCAACAAGCCCGAAGCCTTCGGCGGCGCCGGCCTCGACTACTCGTATGCGATGGCGATGGCCGAGGCGCTCGGCCACGTGAGCTGCGGCGGCGTGCCGATGGCCATCGGCGTGCAGACCGACATGTGCACGCCCGCGCTCGCACGCTTCGGCAGCGACGAGCTGCGCCGCGAATTCCTCGCACCCGCCATCGCGGGCGACACGGTCGGCTGCATCGGCGTGAGCGAGCCCGGTGCGGGCAGCGACGTCGCGGGCTTGAAGAGCCACGCACGCAAGGACGGCGACGACTACCTCATCAGCGGCCAGAAGATGTGGATCACCAACAGCCTGCAGGCCGACTGGATGTGCATGCTGGTCAACACCAGCGACGGCCCGGTGCACCGCAACAAGTCGCTGGTGATGGTGCCGATGGACAGCCCCGGCATCGAGAAGGCCAAGAAGATCCGCAAGATCGGCATGAACTCCAGCGACACCGGGCTCATCTATTTCGACAACGTGCGCGTGCCGCAGCGCTATCGCATCGGCGAGGAGGGGCAGGGCTTCGTCTACCAGATGCAGCAGTTCCAGGAAGAGCGCCTCTGGGCCGCGGCCAGCTCGCTCGAGCCGATGGAAGACTGCATCGCGCAGACCATCGAGTGGGCGCAGCAGCGCCACATGTTCGGCGGCACGCTGGCCGACCAGCAATGGGTGCAGTTCAAGCTGGCCGAACTGAAGACCGAAGTGGAAGCGCTGCGCGCGCTCACCTACCGCGCCTGCGACCTGCATGTGCAGGGCGAGGACGTGCTCGAACTCGCCTCGATGGCCAAGCTCAAGACGGGGCGGCTCACGCGGCAGGTGTCGGACACGTGCCTCCAGTTCTGGGGCGGCATGGGTTTCACGCTGGAGAACCGGGTCTCCCGGCTTTATCGCGACGGCCGCCTCGGTTCGATTGGCGGCGGTGCGGACGAAGTGATGCTCGGCATCCTCGCGAAGACGATGGGCATCGCCAAACGGCCACCGCGCGGCTGACGGCGGCTGAAACGCATGGACGCCGAACTGCAAGCCGACCGCGCGGCGCTCGCCGACACGGTGCGGCGCTTTGCCGAAAACGAGATCGCGCCGAATGTCGAAGCCTGGGACGACGCGGGCGAATTTCCGCGCGCGCTCTACACGCGCGCCGCGGAACTCGGGCTGCTCGGTCTCGGCTATGCCGAAGCGTTCGGCGGTACGCCGGCCTCGTATTCGCTCAAGCTTCCCGCATGGATCGCACTCGCGCGCCACGGCAAGAGCGGTGGCGTGCTCGCGAGCCTCTTCTCGCACAACATCGGCCTGCCGCCGGTGGTGCTGCATGCGAGCGACGCCGTGCGCCACGAGGTCGTGCCCGCCGTGCTGCGCGGCGAGAAGATCGCGGCGCTTGCCATCACCGAACCGGGCGGCGGCTCCGATGTCGCGGCGCTGCGCACGACGGCCAGACGGGAGAGTGCAGGCGACGGTGATCACTATGTGCTGAACGGCGAGAAGACCTTCATCACGTCGGGCATGCGAGCCCACTGGATCACGGTCGCCGTACGCACCGGAGAAGGACGCGGTGCAGGCGGCATCTCGATGCTGCTGGTGCCCGGAGATGCACTTGGCCTTTCGCGCAAGCGCCTCACGAAGATGGGCTGGTGGTGCTCCGACACCGCGACGCTGCACTTCGACAACGTGCGCGTGCCGGCGCGCTATCTGCTGGGCGACGAAGGCGCGGGCTTCCGAATGATCATGGGCAACTTCAACGGCGAACGCATCGGCCTCGCAGCCGGCGCGCTCGGCTTCGCGCAGGCCTGCCTCGACGAAGCATTGGCTTGGTCCCGCGAGCGCAAGACCTTCGGTGCCGCGCTCATCGAGCACCAGGCGGTGCGCCACAAGCTGGTGGACATGCAGATGCGCATCGCCTCCACCGAAGCGTGGCTCGAGGCGGTGTCGGCGGAAGGCGATGCGCACGAAGCCGCCGGCCGCTTCAACGCGCCCGAATGGGTCGCGCAGGTCTGCATGCTCAAGAACCATGCGACGCAGACCATGCAGTTCTGCGCCGACCAGGCGGTGCAGATCCTCGGCGGCATGGGCTTCATGCGCGGCACGGTGAGCGAGCGCATCTACCGCGAAGTCAAGGTGATGATGATCGGCGGTGGTGCCGAGGAGATCATGAAGGAGCTGGCCGCGCGGCAGCTCGGCTGGCTGTAGCGCACCGCATCGCCTTTCCTCCAGCGGAAAACTGTTCTTCACCGGCGAGGTGCGCGGCGCATGGCCTTTCGCACGAGGCCTGCTTACCATCGGCCGCACATTGCATGAAGCCGGAGCCGCCGTGATCCTTGTTTTCCATCTCTTCGACCAAACCGATTCAGTCGAATGACCGAAGCCCGCACCATGTTCAAACACATCGTGATGTGGGACCTGCGCGGCGAATCGCCTGAAGAAAAGGCGGAGGCCGTGCAGTTGCTCAAGCGCAAGTTCGAATCGCTGCGCGGGCAGATCCCTGGGCTGCTGCACCTAGAGGTGGGCGTCGATTCAAGCCGCATCGCCTACGCCTGCGACGTGGTGCTCTACAGCGAGTTCGACAGCCAGGCATCGCTCGACGGCTATGCCACGCACCCCGCGCATCTGCGGGTGCGCGAGGAGTTGGGCGATCTGCGGATCGCGCGGCACCAGGTCGACTACGCGATGGAGTGATCGGGCGCGGGTCAGTCGTTCTTTTCGGACTCGCCCTGCTGCGCGGCCTGCGCCGCCGCACGCAGCTTGTCCTTCTTGCTCGGCCGCTTGCCCTTGATGCCGCCGGTGCCCGATGCATCGACGAGCGGCACGGCCACCTCGGTCGGCTCGAACCCTTCGATGCGCTCGCGCGGCAGTAGGAGGCCCTGGCGCTTTTCGATCAGGCGAAAGTGCGCCTCGGTCGATGCGCTCACGAAACTGATCGCCAGCCCGCTCTCGCCCGCGCGGCCGGTGCGGCCGATGCGGTGGATGTAGTCGGTGGGCGAGCGCGGCAGGTCGTAGTTGATGACCACGGGGAGCTGCGCGATGTCGATGCCGCGCGCCGCGAGGTCGGTAGCGATCACCACGTCCCACCGGCTCTCCTTGAACTGCGCGAGGATGCCGGTGCGCGTGCCCTGCGCGATGTCGCCGTGGAAGGGCACCGCGTAGACACCGTTCTTGTAGAGCTTCTCGGCAACGATCTGCGCCGAATGCTGCGTGGCGACGAACACCAGCACGCGCTCCCATTCGTTTTCTTTGAGCAGATGGCGCAGGAGCTGCGTGCGGCGGTTCGCATCGACCTCGATCACGCGCTGCACGATGTTCGGCTCGGTGCCCGGCTCGCCCTGCATGTCGATGACCGCGGGGTCGCGCAGCATGCCGTCGGCCAGCGACTGGATGGCGGGCGGGAAGGTGGCGGAGAAAAGCAGGTTCTGCCGTTGCGCTGGCAGCAGCGCGAGGATGCGGCCGAGCTCTTCGGCAAAGCCGAGATCGAAGAGGCGATCGGCCTCGTCGAGCACCAGCATCGAGACCGCGCCCAGCTTGAGCGCGTTGTGCTCGACCAGGTCGAGCAGCCGGCCGGGCGTGGCGACGACGATGTCGGCGCCGCCGCGCAGGCTCATCATCTGCGGGTTGATCGAGACGCCGCCGAAGGCGATGGCGATCTTCAGGCGCTCGGGCAGGTGCTGCGCAAGGCTGCGCATGGTTTCGCCGACCTGGGCCGCGAGTTCGCGCGTGGGCACGAGCACCAGCGCGCGCACGCGACGCGGCGACTGTGCGGGCTCGGCGGCCAGGCGCTGCAGCAGCGGCAGGGAAAATGCGGCGGTCTTGCCGGAGCCGGTCTGCGCCGAGCCCCGCACGTCGCGGCCCTGCAAAATTGGGGGGATGGCCGCGGCCTGGATGGCGGTCGGCGCGGCAAAACCGCTTTCGGCGGCAGCCTGCACGAGCGCGGGAGCCAGGCCCAGTGAGTCGAATGGCATGTGAGCAGACAGAGAGAAGAACCCAGAGATAAAAGAGAGATGGATCGAATGGCGACGACGACGAAAAGCAATCAGGCCAGCACCCTGGTGTATTCCACCGAGGGGGGCGGCCGCATGTGCCCCGATTGCCGTGCGCCGATGGCGCAATGCCGCTGCAAGGAACTCGAGAAGGCGCGCGCGCCGGCCACTGACGGCATTGTGCGTGTATCGCACGAGACCAAGGGCCGCAAAGGGAAGGGCGTGACGGTCATCAAGGGCCTCGCACTGGACGCCGCGGCGCTCGCGGCGGTGGGCAAGCAGCTGAAAACGGCCTGCGGCTCGGGCGGCACGGTGAAGGACGGCGTCATCGAGATCCAGGGCGATCACCGCGAACTGGTGATCGCGGCCCTCGTGAAGCAGGGCCACACCGTCAAGCGCGCCGGAGGCTGAGGAAGAAACAACCCATGAACCCCGAAGACCTGCAGCGCCTCGTGACCCTCGAAATGCCTTTTGGCAAGCACAAGGGCACGCTGATCGCCGATTTGCCCGGAAATTACCTGACCTGGTTCGCACGCGAGGGTTTTCCCTCGGGAGAAATCGGCCGACTGCTCCATTTGATGCATGAAATAGACCACAACGGCCTATCAGACCTGCTCAAACCGTTGCGAAACCGCCCGTCGCGCCGGGATGTTTCTCAATAACACACGATTTATCCACGTTTTTTCGCAAAGTGGCGTGGATAATTCCCCCCACGTGTCTGTGAGACCTTGTCTCCCGTGCACGTAATTTGGTGATCGGTCAGTTTCGCGCCACAGCGCACTTGTTTGTTGTGATTCTGGGACTCCATCGCTTTTGTTTTGTTGGTTTGAATTAGGAGTCCCTCCATGGGCAAGAAACTCTACGTAGGCAACCTCGCCTACTCTGTGCGTGACAACGACCTGGAACAAGCTTTCGGCGAGTTCGGCGCAATCGTCAGCGCCAAGGTCATGATGGAACGTGACACCGGCCGTTCGAAGGGCTTCGGCTTTGTCGAAATGGGTTCGGATGCTGAAGCACTCGCAGCCATCGAAGCCATGAACGGTCATTCGCTCCAGGGCCGTGCCCTGACGGTGAACGAAGCCCGTCCGATGGAAGCTCGTCCTCCCCGCACCGGCGG
This region includes:
- a CDS encoding DUF445 domain-containing protein, whose translation is MAEEDPSSAALRRMKRVALGLLCAAALLYALASALHAQHPAWGYVAAFAEAAMVGAIADWFAVVALFRHPLGLPIPHTAIIPSNKDRIGAKLAGFICNNFLSTAQVLAKLREFDTAGRIADWLARPASGEKLGEWGVAATRYGLTAFDDDRVRDFMGRAAAAGLEKIDLSRLTGQALDALTAGGRHQALLDDVLQQVAGLLEGEEVQAHITEAIAREIKTLRYVGLDQVAAKLATRKIVAAVAHTIGELAAEPDHPMRKRFDHFVDDFVVRLKLDPEFQQRGEQIRAELMAHPALGDYLHGLWGELLAWLDRDLRRGDSTIRQRIASMAGALGTRLQADEAIRHWINEQIEAAAPLAIERYREDIRRYIEERVGEWNAEEMTVELERHIGRDLQFIRINGTLVGGLVGLAIHTATQLLRG
- a CDS encoding MHYT domain-containing protein, whose translation is MTPLVVGQLLSPEYSLGLVALSFLISFAGSLVALICAGRMVNADGKPNLALVACAAVALGGIGIWSMHFIGMLAYRLPVAISYNMPLTIVSLVAAILISGIALYLAGGRRKFSKPGWAAGSLLAGVGVCVMHYMGMFAMNMRATMELDMGTVALSVVIAITAAAAALWLAFNLRKLSHQIGAAAVMGVAVCTMHYVGMTAASMICTAAAPTDALAIGGSYMGLSVFGTAGAVLIFIYWVATGNSLDAPTPQRARPRTS
- a CDS encoding acyl-CoA carboxylase subunit beta, with amino-acid sequence MPVIESRLSSASDTFQANRTGMLALLDQVRAHEARAASASGASAERFAKRGQLLPRERIALLLDTGAPFLPLASLAGLGHDNPDLSKSVPGGGLISGIGQVAGVRCMVSASDSGIDAGALQPMGLDKQLRVQEIALENKLPYVQLVESAGANLMQYRVQDFVRGGSIFRNLARLSAAGLPVVTVTHGSSTAGGAYQTGLSDYIVMVRDRTRAFLAGPPLLKAATGEIATEEELGGAVMHTHISGLGDYLAEDDRDAIRIARSILGGIDWTRDEAPRAFTPPRYDAEDLLGIMPSDGRRPVDMREVIARIADGSEFLEFSEHYGSATVCAHIRLEGHAVGIVTNNGPIDSDGATKATHFIQACCQSRTPIVYLQNITGYMVGRAHEEAGIIKHGAKMIQAVTNATVPQITLYCGASYGAGNYGMCGRGFAPRFCFSWPNARTAVMGGEQAAKTMAIVMEAGMARKGAVDTAKIDAMQQQIVERFDRQMSVFTTSAMLLDDGVIDPRDTRAVLAEVLSVCRDADARVPQAMQFSVARP
- a CDS encoding acetyl/propionyl/methylcrotonyl-CoA carboxylase subunit alpha encodes the protein MKGFNKILIANRGEIAVRVMRTARTMGYRTVAVYSSADADAEHVRQADQAVWIGESLPAQSYLNIAAIIEAARASGAQAVHPGYGFLAENAGFAEACRNAGLVFIGPSPEAIRAMGDKAGAKRLMRAAGVPCIPGYQGEDQSQSTLAAEAARIGWPVMIKATAGGGGRGMRLVPSAAAFADLLQSAQSEALNAFGNATVILERAVVAPRHIEIQVFADRHGNGIHLGERDCSVQRRHQKVIEESPSPAVSAELRERMGATAVAAAKAIAYEGAGTLEFLLDADGQYWFMEMNTRLQVEHPVTEAVTGLDLVELQLRVAAGEPLPLTQQDVQMNGHAIEVRLCAEDPQQGFMPQSGTLAAWRPSPALRIEHALRDGAEVPAFYDSMIAKLVSHGRTRDEARQRLIAGLQDTVALGIATNQEFLRRALSHPVFAEGAATTAFIAEHAEALLAPDAAMEGRAALLAALLLQLGERGWPSPLAHTLPNALRFSLNGEVHAARVTPQGAGRFDVAVDATGPERIELLALPGDGVVRFSCGGVSEQAMSVRKSATHLWIHFSGQAFELENLTHVAVPRAGAAGGDGLLRASMNGRVIALLAAEGDTVAAGQPLVTLEAMKMEHVHCAPRAGRVAALHVAVGAQVAARHVVAEIADA